The Bacillus sp. (in: firmicutes) genome includes a region encoding these proteins:
- a CDS encoding rhomboid family intramembrane serine protease — protein MIVQLDYVFWSLAFHLVNKEDYRLIKLSENQRELWFERNRKGPFPLIRLQRFDIDWSNWLKRDIEQTAYRGEQIRKERFKRELDILNIYISMYPPVDDYEFRLEKPYSEQSAPRTKVTSIILDHTFANWNQIAAHLQQPLPFPPINQVSSADVMWKQQATILTSIKQEKEEKALFTVGKPLFTYFFLVIQIMMFMVLEWAGGSQNPLTLIQYGAKFNPLIQEGEWWRLITPMFLHIGLLHLLMNSLALYYFGSIVERIFGNSRFLMIYIISGIFGTVASFALSPSLSAGASGAIFGCFGALLYFGVRRPSLFFRTMGANLLTLLGINLLIGFIIPAVDNAGHIGGLIGGFLAAGIVHLPKERFQWVQLLFFVISIALIIIGMWYGLQIDYLA, from the coding sequence TTGATTGTTCAACTAGATTATGTATTTTGGAGCCTCGCTTTTCATCTTGTAAATAAAGAAGATTATCGGTTAATTAAATTGTCTGAAAACCAGCGAGAGCTATGGTTTGAACGGAATCGAAAAGGGCCGTTTCCCTTGATTCGATTGCAGCGTTTTGATATCGATTGGAGCAATTGGTTGAAAAGGGATATAGAGCAAACCGCATATCGAGGTGAACAAATACGAAAAGAACGATTTAAACGAGAATTAGACATTTTAAATATATACATTTCGATGTATCCCCCTGTTGATGATTATGAATTTCGATTGGAAAAACCGTATTCAGAACAATCGGCACCTAGAACAAAGGTCACGTCGATTATTCTTGATCATACATTTGCCAATTGGAATCAAATCGCAGCTCATTTACAACAACCGCTTCCGTTTCCACCCATTAACCAAGTATCGTCGGCAGATGTGATGTGGAAACAGCAGGCAACAATTCTTACATCCATTAAACAAGAAAAAGAGGAGAAAGCCTTATTTACGGTAGGGAAACCTCTTTTTACCTACTTCTTTTTAGTTATTCAAATCATGATGTTTATGGTGTTGGAATGGGCTGGGGGAAGCCAAAACCCATTAACGTTAATACAGTATGGAGCAAAATTTAATCCACTCATTCAAGAGGGGGAATGGTGGCGGCTTATTACACCGATGTTTTTACACATCGGATTACTTCATTTATTGATGAACTCACTTGCTTTATATTATTTCGGTTCCATCGTCGAACGAATTTTTGGGAATAGTCGATTCCTAATGATTTATATCATTTCCGGTATTTTTGGTACGGTCGCTAGTTTTGCTTTGTCACCATCGTTATCTGCAGGTGCTAGTGGAGCGATTTTTGGTTGTTTTGGAGCCCTTCTTTATTTTGGTGTGCGCCGTCCATCTTTATTTTTTCGAACAATGGGAGCTAACTTACTGACGTTGTTAGGAATAAATCTTCTGATTGGCTTTATCATTCCGGCTGTTGATAATGCTGGACATATTGGGGGACTTATCGGAGGATTTTTAGCAGCAGGAATTGTACATTTACCAAAGGAACGTTTTCAGTGGGTACAACTTCTATTTTTCGTAATAAGTATTGCCCTTATAATCATTGGGATGTGGTACGGTCTTCAAATAGATTATTTAGCATAA
- a CDS encoding 5-formyltetrahydrofolate cyclo-ligase yields the protein MNKKEWRQQILRRLAAMDLLTYEQNSFEISQKLFQTDEWNHSSTIGVTISRRPEVDTWQIIRKGWQEGKRIVVPRCFPKERSMNFHVIESFKQLENVYLDLYEPKLLETEEVRKEEIDLLIVPGVAFHQSGYRIGFGGGYYDRYLQDYQGKTVSLAFSCQLIDHIPNEPHDIPVQQIITEHEFINCTKQ from the coding sequence ATGAATAAAAAAGAATGGCGTCAACAGATTCTACGACGGTTAGCTGCTATGGACCTGCTAACATATGAACAAAACTCATTTGAAATTTCTCAAAAGTTGTTTCAAACCGATGAATGGAACCATAGTTCAACAATAGGTGTCACCATTTCTCGGCGTCCAGAAGTCGATACGTGGCAAATTATACGAAAAGGGTGGCAAGAAGGAAAACGTATCGTTGTCCCTCGATGCTTTCCTAAAGAGCGGAGCATGAATTTTCACGTCATTGAATCATTCAAACAACTTGAAAATGTGTATTTAGATTTATATGAACCGAAACTTTTAGAAACTGAAGAAGTTCGAAAAGAGGAAATCGATTTACTGATCGTCCCGGGAGTAGCTTTTCACCAATCGGGATATCGTATCGGATTTGGTGGAGGGTATTATGATCGATACTTACAAGACTATCAGGGGAAAACGGTATCACTAGCTTTTTCTTGTCAACTAATTGATCATATTCCGAATGAACCCCATGATATACCTGTTCAACAAATAATTACGGAACATGAGTTCATCAATTGTACCAAACAATAA
- the rpmG gene encoding 50S ribosomal protein L33 → MRVNITLACTECGERNYISTKNKRNNPDRLELKKYCPREKRVTLHRETK, encoded by the coding sequence ATGCGTGTAAATATTACTTTAGCTTGCACTGAGTGCGGTGAGCGTAACTATATTTCTACAAAAAACAAGCGTAACAATCCAGACCGTCTTGAGCTAAAAAAATATTGCCCACGTGAAAAGCGCGTAACTTTACACCGCGAAACAAAGTAA
- a CDS encoding glycosyltransferase, protein MVNEVPLVWKPSIPYIPLRLLKQQDGIHYMHWHAQQWFSIIEHLEQSPSPCHIVVLNPLFLSLFESKEFQEGMTHILNEYAKDERKREWLYIWLKYDQSITKIIQSYQRKNQLILLPTIVSDFPLPLLRTHYGLTLQVDMTISIWQQYVKEQPAWLWLPSMAYVPGLERYLLQKGIRGTFLMEVPGQKQGRITPYGWVVIPVGKKEEDIANERKVKRYTVKGEWSVLQNETSSLTYSNEQSWQHIVHFPFTYEQMEQERSIVEEHVLSKLKTAHRMEHILSLLQNSGHSMVDRVRKQLQKEWMMYLHLLALKEPPAYVEPLIRQFEESFMQLKDQLENQHINSHFLKYREGLFAFGKEQPRKINRRGRKEPKTNHPFSVLMLSWEFPPNTIGGLARHVYDLSQSLVKKGIRVHVVTANKHSLPAEELVNGVHVHRVIPLHVVEADFKKWVGMLNQALVIKATSILQKEKIDVIHAHDWMVGTAAQVLKNKFSLPLLSTIHSTEFGRNQGIYTSLQSFIHQAEEELIQASHHLIVCSEFMKDEVQQIFSLQEKEVSVVPNGVYVDELQAAFRIEQLEKFSLVPKGKKIISSFGRMVKEKGFDTLIEAAQKLIADRLDIVFVIGGTGPLLEIYRQMVREKGIAEHVHFVGYINELERNALLASSYASVFPSTYEPFGIVAIEAMAAQVPIIVSKTGGFKGIVQEGVSGLFMEPNHPESLVNCLQRLLSNGRLAHKLALNGKEVASHLYRWDRIAEETVRIMKDIQIEAQLNEGTGQ, encoded by the coding sequence ATGGTAAATGAAGTTCCTCTTGTATGGAAACCATCCATTCCGTACATTCCTTTAAGGCTATTAAAACAACAAGACGGAATCCATTACATGCATTGGCATGCCCAACAATGGTTTAGTATCATAGAACATTTGGAACAATCTCCATCTCCCTGTCATATCGTTGTATTAAATCCTCTTTTTTTGTCACTTTTTGAATCCAAAGAATTTCAAGAGGGAATGACTCATATCCTCAACGAATATGCCAAAGACGAAAGAAAAAGGGAATGGTTGTATATTTGGTTAAAATACGATCAATCAATAACGAAAATCATTCAGTCGTACCAACGAAAGAACCAATTAATCTTACTACCAACTATAGTGAGCGATTTTCCTCTTCCACTTTTACGAACTCACTATGGACTCACACTACAAGTAGATATGACCATTTCCATATGGCAACAATACGTTAAAGAGCAACCAGCTTGGCTGTGGTTACCTTCGATGGCCTACGTACCTGGACTTGAGCGATATTTATTGCAAAAAGGAATTCGTGGAACATTTTTAATGGAAGTACCGGGACAAAAACAGGGAAGAATCACTCCTTACGGATGGGTAGTCATTCCTGTGGGTAAAAAAGAGGAAGACATAGCGAATGAACGAAAAGTGAAACGGTATACCGTAAAAGGGGAATGGTCGGTTTTACAAAATGAAACGTCCTCTTTAACCTATTCTAACGAACAGTCATGGCAACACATTGTTCACTTCCCGTTTACGTATGAGCAAATGGAACAAGAGCGGTCGATCGTTGAAGAGCACGTTTTATCAAAACTAAAAACAGCTCATAGGATGGAGCACATCCTTTCATTATTACAAAATAGCGGCCATTCAATGGTTGATCGGGTTCGAAAGCAACTACAAAAAGAGTGGATGATGTATTTGCATTTGTTAGCTTTAAAGGAGCCGCCTGCTTATGTAGAACCATTGATTCGTCAATTTGAAGAATCATTTATGCAATTAAAGGACCAGCTTGAAAATCAACATATTAACTCCCATTTTCTAAAATATCGTGAAGGATTATTTGCTTTTGGTAAAGAACAACCGCGAAAAATCAATCGAAGAGGACGGAAAGAGCCAAAAACAAACCATCCATTCTCTGTTCTTATGTTAAGCTGGGAGTTTCCTCCAAATACAATAGGGGGTCTCGCTCGTCACGTCTATGATTTAAGCCAATCGTTAGTAAAGAAAGGCATACGGGTTCATGTTGTTACTGCCAATAAACATTCTTTACCAGCAGAAGAACTTGTCAATGGGGTCCATGTCCATCGGGTCATACCGTTGCATGTAGTAGAGGCAGATTTTAAAAAATGGGTAGGGATGTTAAACCAAGCACTTGTTATCAAAGCGACCTCTATTCTTCAAAAAGAGAAAATTGATGTCATCCATGCACACGACTGGATGGTGGGAACCGCTGCTCAAGTATTAAAGAATAAATTTTCACTTCCTTTACTATCAACGATTCATTCAACAGAATTTGGGCGAAATCAAGGTATATATACCTCACTTCAATCGTTTATCCATCAAGCGGAAGAAGAGTTGATTCAAGCTTCCCATCATCTAATCGTATGTAGCGAATTTATGAAAGACGAAGTTCAACAAATTTTTTCTCTTCAAGAGAAAGAAGTATCTGTCGTTCCAAACGGAGTATATGTAGATGAATTACAAGCCGCTTTCCGAATTGAACAATTGGAGAAGTTTTCTCTCGTTCCTAAAGGAAAAAAAATCATCTCATCGTTTGGACGAATGGTAAAAGAAAAAGGGTTTGACACACTAATTGAAGCAGCCCAAAAACTAATAGCCGACCGTCTCGATATTGTTTTTGTCATAGGGGGAACAGGACCGCTACTTGAAATTTATCGACAAATGGTACGAGAAAAAGGAATTGCTGAACATGTCCATTTTGTTGGATATATCAACGAATTAGAGCGAAACGCTCTTCTAGCAAGCAGCTATGCTTCCGTGTTTCCAAGTACGTATGAACCTTTTGGAATTGTAGCTATTGAAGCTATGGCGGCTCAAGTACCGATTATAGTGTCGAAAACAGGTGGTTTTAAAGGAATTGTGCAAGAAGGTGTATCAGGATTATTTATGGAACCGAATCATCCTGAAAGCCTTGTAAACTGTTTACAACGCCTCCTATCAAACGGCAGATTAGCTCATAAATTAGCGCTTAACGGAAAAGAAGTTGCGTCACATTTGTACCGTTGGGACCGAATTGCAGAAGAAACGGTTCGTATCATGAAAGACATTCAAATAGAAGCACAGCTAAATGAAGGTACTGGTCAGTGA
- a CDS encoding DUF4912 domain-containing protein, producing the protein MIEQIIDLRKRGLSFRKIAKELNTTVGKVQYQWKKYKEGKIQLDSIDDQKRTAKVNTPADHFPTFQFFSETNDMFLTLIQPTKAFVYWSISNEVWDTVALYYRELSNEKKLCLRVYDVTNIHFNGSNAHSIFEIPIPPHCEEWMLKGLKGNRCYCVELGLKHHHDFLPLLRSNTIHVPLMNEAMPDEFQQNIRRYVRGEDQQPKWVEHVSVYSYYINN; encoded by the coding sequence GTGATTGAACAAATTATTGACTTAAGAAAGCGAGGTCTATCATTTCGAAAAATTGCAAAGGAATTAAATACAACGGTAGGGAAAGTTCAATATCAATGGAAAAAATACAAAGAAGGAAAAATTCAACTTGATTCTATTGATGACCAAAAACGGACCGCGAAAGTCAATACTCCTGCAGACCATTTCCCGACCTTTCAATTCTTCTCGGAAACAAATGATATGTTTTTAACACTCATTCAACCAACGAAAGCTTTTGTTTACTGGAGTATCTCTAACGAAGTTTGGGATACCGTAGCGCTTTATTATCGTGAGTTAAGTAATGAGAAAAAATTGTGCCTCCGTGTTTACGACGTAACAAACATTCATTTCAATGGCTCTAATGCTCATTCCATTTTTGAAATACCGATTCCTCCACATTGTGAAGAATGGATGCTCAAAGGGTTAAAGGGAAACCGGTGTTACTGCGTCGAACTTGGATTAAAACATCATCACGATTTTCTTCCACTTCTCCGATCAAATACGATTCATGTTCCATTGATGAATGAGGCTATGCCAGATGAGTTTCAGCAAAATATTCGACGCTATGTCCGCGGTGAAGACCAGCAGCCGAAATGGGTTGAGCACGTTTCAGTTTATTCGTACTATATAAATAATTAG
- a CDS encoding endolytic transglycosylase MltG has product MDRKVTRAFAAGLFVSSLTIYGYHTFFNSPSTKENTVETFVKKETYDELEQSYETLKIDYEQTQQKVKQLQEETNKIEKQLVYILEITQGMTPSDISDKLEKAGIIEDGGSFTKFLVEKGYHRTIQIGTYKITNDMTFEQIAGEISS; this is encoded by the coding sequence ATGGATCGAAAAGTAACAAGAGCATTTGCAGCAGGACTATTCGTATCATCCTTAACCATCTATGGCTACCATACATTTTTCAACTCACCGAGTACGAAAGAAAATACTGTCGAAACATTTGTCAAAAAAGAAACGTATGATGAACTCGAACAGTCATACGAAACCTTAAAAATTGATTATGAACAGACCCAACAAAAAGTTAAACAGCTGCAAGAAGAGACAAATAAAATAGAAAAACAATTGGTGTACATTCTTGAAATAACACAAGGAATGACTCCATCAGACATAAGTGACAAACTAGAAAAAGCCGGCATTATAGAAGATGGAGGGTCTTTTACGAAATTCTTGGTTGAAAAAGGCTACCATCGAACAATACAAATCGGTACATATAAAATAACGAACGACATGACCTTCGAACAAATTGCAGGGGAAATTTCAAGTTAA
- the phoU gene encoding phosphate signaling complex protein PhoU: MGVREKFQYDLQELKDKLVELGEYALNALNRAIVALEQQNIDDALRIMEEDAKVDKLEEEINDFAILLIAKQQPVAIDLRRIMVAVKIASDLERIADFAVNIAKSTIRIGNEPLIKPIDHIKKMHQIASSMIELTMKAFEEEDIVKAKQVAEMDDKVDSLYGQTIQELLSYTHQMPEKIEQITQLSFICRYLERTADHVTNITESIFYLVKGRHYDLNN; this comes from the coding sequence ATGGGTGTACGGGAAAAGTTTCAATACGATTTACAAGAACTTAAAGATAAGTTAGTCGAACTCGGTGAGTATGCCTTAAACGCCTTAAATCGAGCAATCGTGGCACTAGAACAACAAAATATTGACGATGCGTTACGTATTATGGAAGAAGATGCGAAAGTAGATAAATTAGAGGAAGAAATTAATGATTTTGCAATTCTTTTAATTGCGAAACAGCAACCGGTGGCTATTGACTTACGTCGTATTATGGTGGCCGTAAAAATCGCAAGCGATTTAGAGCGCATTGCCGATTTTGCGGTAAATATCGCAAAATCAACGATTCGCATTGGAAACGAGCCGTTAATCAAACCGATTGACCATATTAAAAAAATGCATCAAATTGCCTCATCTATGATTGAATTAACAATGAAGGCATTCGAAGAAGAAGATATCGTGAAAGCAAAGCAGGTAGCGGAAATGGACGATAAAGTCGATTCCTTATATGGTCAAACCATTCAAGAGTTACTTTCATATACACATCAAATGCCAGAAAAAATCGAACAAATTACGCAGCTTTCATTCATCTGTCGTTATTTAGAGCGCACGGCTGACCATGTCACAAACATTACGGAAAGCATCTTCTATTTAGTAAAAGGACGTCACTACGATTTAAATAACTGA
- a CDS encoding phosphate ABC transporter ATP-binding protein, giving the protein MEITLVKKKEEVTKEHKEEKKVVKKPIYETKQLNLWYGNHHALKNIDLDVMENEVTAIIGPSGCGKSTYIKTLNRMIELVPNVKTSGEIRYRGRNIFDKDYRVEELRTKVGMVFQKPNPFPKSIYDNIAYGPRIHGIRNKKILDEIVEKSLRGAAIWDEVKDRLHQNAYGLSGGQQQRLCIARCLAIEPDVILMDEPTSALDPISTLKVEELVQELKKDYSIIIVTHNMQQAARISDKTAFFLNGEVVEYDKTDKIFSNPSDKRTEDYITGRFG; this is encoded by the coding sequence ATGGAAATCACGTTAGTAAAGAAAAAGGAAGAAGTAACAAAAGAGCATAAGGAAGAAAAGAAAGTTGTGAAAAAGCCGATTTATGAAACAAAGCAATTAAACCTTTGGTACGGAAATCACCACGCGTTAAAAAATATTGATTTAGACGTAATGGAAAACGAAGTAACAGCGATTATCGGTCCATCTGGATGTGGTAAATCAACTTACATCAAAACATTAAACCGCATGATTGAACTTGTACCAAACGTGAAAACGTCCGGGGAAATTCGTTATCGTGGGCGGAACATTTTTGATAAAGACTATCGTGTGGAAGAGTTACGCACGAAAGTAGGAATGGTTTTCCAAAAACCAAATCCATTCCCTAAATCTATTTATGACAATATCGCGTATGGTCCACGTATTCACGGAATCCGTAATAAAAAAATTCTTGATGAAATTGTAGAGAAAAGCTTACGTGGTGCAGCGATTTGGGACGAAGTAAAAGATCGCTTACATCAAAATGCGTACGGATTATCCGGTGGTCAGCAACAACGTTTATGTATTGCTCGCTGTTTAGCCATTGAGCCTGACGTTATTTTAATGGACGAACCAACATCGGCACTTGACCCAATTTCTACATTAAAAGTAGAAGAACTCGTTCAAGAATTGAAAAAAGACTACAGTATCATTATCGTTACACACAACATGCAGCAAGCGGCGCGTATTTCTGATAAAACGGCTTTCTTCCTAAACGGAGAAGTAGTAGAATATGATAAAACTGATAAAATCTTCTCCAATCCTTCCGACAAGCGTACGGAAGACTACATTACAGGACGATTCGGATAA
- the pstA gene encoding phosphate ABC transporter permease PstA, which produces MKYVDHSTVVERMSSRILTNNIFRGIFFVATTFGLIVLAILLYRIFTQGIGYLDWGFFQNFPSRFPEKAGIKAALIGSIWLMAVVAPVSFILGVGTAIYLEEYAPKNKVTNFIQVNISNLAGVPSVVFGLLGLTIFVRAFMLGNSVLAAGLTMSLLILPVIIVASQEAIRSVPKELREASYGMGATKWQTILRVVLPAAIPGILTGSILALSRAIGETAPLVVIGVPTFLAFLPKGVLDTFTALPMQIYNWTSRPQEEFHALAATGIIVLLGLLIVMNSIAVLIRNKFQNRY; this is translated from the coding sequence ATGAAATACGTGGATCATTCAACAGTTGTTGAGAGAATGTCTTCGCGAATTCTCACGAACAACATTTTTCGAGGAATATTTTTCGTTGCGACAACATTCGGATTAATCGTTCTTGCTATCCTTCTATATCGGATATTCACTCAAGGAATTGGATATCTCGATTGGGGATTCTTTCAAAACTTCCCTTCACGTTTTCCAGAGAAGGCCGGAATTAAAGCAGCATTAATTGGCTCCATTTGGTTGATGGCTGTTGTGGCTCCTGTTTCCTTCATTTTAGGAGTGGGAACGGCGATTTATTTGGAAGAGTATGCACCGAAAAATAAAGTGACGAACTTTATTCAAGTGAACATTTCTAACTTAGCTGGAGTTCCTTCCGTAGTGTTCGGATTACTTGGTTTAACCATTTTTGTACGGGCTTTTATGTTAGGAAACAGTGTTTTGGCCGCTGGTTTAACAATGAGTTTGTTAATACTTCCAGTTATCATTGTCGCGAGCCAAGAAGCCATTCGTTCTGTACCAAAAGAGTTACGAGAAGCCTCTTACGGAATGGGGGCAACGAAATGGCAAACCATTTTACGTGTTGTTTTACCAGCAGCTATTCCAGGAATTTTAACAGGTAGCATTTTAGCTTTATCCCGTGCGATTGGTGAAACCGCTCCGCTAGTCGTTATTGGTGTTCCAACGTTCTTAGCCTTCTTACCGAAGGGTGTGCTTGATACGTTTACGGCATTACCGATGCAAATTTACAACTGGACGAGTCGACCTCAAGAAGAATTCCATGCCTTAGCGGCAACCGGTATTATCGTTTTATTAGGATTGTTAATTGTTATGAACTCGATTGCGGTATTGATCCGAAACAAATTCCAAAACCGTTATTAA
- the pstC gene encoding phosphate ABC transporter permease subunit PstC — MATPKVSIQEMIEQNRKKNKLQQFEKLVPIILFCIATVSVITTIGILFTLFKETLTFFERVSIVEFLTSKEWYPFSEEQASYGILPLVTGTLKITVIATLVAVPIGIASAIFLSEYASEKTRRTIKPVLEVLAGIPTIVYGFFALTFVTPVLRELIPSLEIFNALSPGIVIGIMIIPMIASLSEDAMSSVPKAIREGALALGATKFEVTMKVVLPAAVSGIVASIVLAISRAIGETMIVSVAAGSTPNLSWDITSSLQTMTAYIVQVSTGDAGYGTTIYYSIYAVGMTLFIFTLAMNLLAQYIAKRFREEY; from the coding sequence ATGGCAACACCAAAGGTTTCAATCCAAGAAATGATTGAACAAAATCGAAAAAAGAACAAGCTTCAACAATTTGAAAAACTCGTTCCAATCATCTTGTTCTGTATTGCAACTGTCTCAGTCATAACAACGATCGGCATTTTATTTACATTATTTAAAGAAACACTTACGTTTTTCGAACGAGTTTCCATTGTTGAGTTTTTAACTTCAAAGGAATGGTATCCGTTCTCTGAAGAACAAGCATCATACGGAATTCTTCCACTCGTTACTGGAACGTTAAAAATTACGGTTATTGCGACGTTAGTTGCGGTACCAATCGGGATAGCATCTGCCATTTTCTTGAGTGAGTATGCATCCGAAAAAACGAGACGGACGATAAAGCCAGTTTTAGAAGTATTAGCAGGAATTCCGACAATCGTATACGGGTTTTTTGCGTTAACCTTTGTAACACCAGTTTTACGAGAACTTATACCTTCGTTAGAAATTTTTAACGCCTTAAGCCCAGGAATTGTCATCGGAATCATGATTATTCCAATGATCGCCTCCCTATCAGAGGATGCCATGTCATCTGTGCCAAAAGCCATTCGTGAAGGAGCACTAGCTCTTGGTGCTACGAAGTTTGAAGTGACGATGAAAGTTGTCTTACCTGCAGCTGTATCGGGTATTGTCGCTTCAATCGTACTGGCGATTTCACGTGCGATTGGTGAAACAATGATTGTTTCAGTCGCAGCTGGGTCAACACCAAATCTATCTTGGGACATTACGAGCTCGTTACAAACGATGACTGCATATATCGTGCAAGTAAGTACAGGTGATGCTGGATACGGCACAACGATTTACTACAGTATTTATGCTGTAGGAATGACTCTGTTTATTTTTACGTTAGCGATGAACTTGTTAGCACAATACATTGCTAAGCGCTTTAGGGAGGAATATTAA
- a CDS encoding PstS family phosphate ABC transporter substrate-binding protein yields MKKMKLLALTAAIGTSLVFAACGNGADTGTNGEGSDAAQEQKQLEGTVKIDGSSTVYPIMEAVAEEYMIQQPGVKVSVGFSGTGGGFEKFIAGETQLSNASRPIKDSEKAELEEKGIDYTEFKLAYDGLSVVVNKENDWVDYLTIEELQKIWIEDGTVKKWSDIRPEWPDEEIKLYSPGSDSGTYDYFNEVVLEEQPIAKSATLSEDDNVLVQGVVGDKNAMGYFGYAYYLENKDQLKVVPIDGGNGPVEPTNETIESGEYSPLSRPLFTYVKNSAVAEDEAVYDYVKFVLENASVLAEEVGYVKLPEEEYQKALETLESLK; encoded by the coding sequence ATGAAAAAAATGAAGCTTTTAGCCCTAACAGCAGCAATTGGTACCTCTTTAGTATTCGCTGCATGCGGAAACGGAGCAGATACTGGTACAAACGGTGAAGGCTCTGACGCAGCTCAAGAACAAAAACAATTAGAAGGTACTGTAAAAATCGATGGTTCATCAACCGTTTATCCAATCATGGAAGCAGTAGCAGAAGAATATATGATCCAACAACCTGGTGTAAAAGTTTCTGTCGGTTTCTCAGGTACGGGTGGCGGATTTGAAAAATTCATCGCAGGTGAAACTCAACTTTCCAACGCTTCTCGTCCGATTAAAGACTCTGAAAAAGCGGAATTAGAAGAAAAGGGAATCGACTATACAGAATTCAAACTTGCATATGATGGTCTTTCTGTTGTAGTAAACAAAGAAAATGACTGGGTGGACTACTTAACGATTGAAGAACTTCAAAAAATCTGGATTGAAGATGGAACAGTGAAAAAATGGTCAGACATCCGTCCAGAGTGGCCAGATGAAGAAATCAAACTTTATTCTCCAGGTAGTGACTCTGGTACTTACGACTACTTTAATGAAGTAGTCCTTGAGGAGCAACCAATCGCGAAAAGCGCTACACTTTCTGAAGACGACAACGTTCTTGTACAAGGTGTCGTTGGTGACAAAAACGCAATGGGTTATTTCGGATATGCGTATTACCTTGAAAACAAAGATCAATTAAAAGTTGTTCCGATTGATGGTGGAAATGGTCCTGTTGAGCCAACCAACGAAACGATCGAAAGCGGAGAATACTCCCCACTATCACGTCCGCTATTCACTTATGTGAAAAACTCTGCTGTGGCTGAAGACGAAGCCGTATATGATTACGTAAAATTCGTTCTTGAAAATGCAAGTGTGCTTGCTGAAGAAGTAGGCTACGTAAAACTTCCTGAAGAAGAATATCAAAAGGCTCTTGAAACTCTTGAAAGCCTTAAGTAA